A single Gopherus flavomarginatus isolate rGopFla2 chromosome 17, rGopFla2.mat.asm, whole genome shotgun sequence DNA region contains:
- the TBC1D13 gene encoding TBC1 domain family member 13 isoform X6, protein MSSLHKSRIAEFQDVLGDPKIVLQKLRELCFSGIPFDGGLRCLCWKILLNYLPVEKALWSTLLKKQRELYSQFLKEMIIQPGIAKANLGVSREDVTLEDHPLNPNPDSRWNTYFKDNEVLLQIDKDVRRLYPDMAFFQRPTDYPCLLILDPQNEFETLRKRVEQTTLKSQTVARNRSGVTNVSSPLKTSAPNSLSEYEVLPNGCEAHWEVVERILFIYAKLNPGIAYVQGMNEIVGPLYYTFATDPNGDWKEHAEADTFFCFTNLMAEIRDNFIKSLDDSQCGITYKMEKVYSTLKEKDVELYLKLRIVTLHHAGSGGKSVTYLVTSSTSCRPPIDVL, encoded by the exons ATGTCGAGTCTGCACAAGAGCAG GATTGCAGAATTTCAGGATGTCCTTGGGGATCCCAAGATTGTCCTGCAGAAGCTCCGTGAACTCTGCTTTAGTG GGATTCCTTTTGATGGTGGGCTGCGCTGCCTCTGCTGGAAG ATCCTCTTGAACTACCTCCCCGTGGAGAAAGCCTTATGGAGCACCTTGCTGAAGAAGCAGAG GGAGCTGTATTCCCAATTCCTGAAGGAAATGATTATTCAGCCTGGGATAGCCAAAGCCAATCTTGGTGTCTCCAGGGAGGATGTGACCTTAGAGGACCAT CCACTCAATCCGAACCCAGACAGCCGGTGGAACACTTACTTCAAGGACAACGAAGTGCTGCTGCAGATAGACAAGGATGTCAG GAGGCTGTACCCTGATATGGCATTCTTCCAGCGCCCGACCGACTACCCCTGCTTGCTAATCCTGGACCCCCAGAATGAGTTTGAGACTCTCCGCAAGCGGGTGGAACAGACAACACTCAAGTCACAGACAGTGGCACGAAACCGGAGTGGAGTCACAAAT GTGAGTTCCCCTCTTAAAACATCTGCTCCGAATTCATTGAGTGAGTATGAAGTTCTGCCTAATGGCTGCGAAGCTCACTGGGAAGTGGTAGAACGAATCCTGTTCATCTACGCCAAGCTGAATCCTGGGATCGCATATGTCCAGGGGATGAATGAAATAGTGGGGCCTCTTTATTATACCTTTGCTACAGATCCCAACGGTGACTGGAAAG AACATGCAGAAGCAGATACATTTTTCTGCTTCACCAACCTAATGGCCGAGATCCGGGATAACTTCATTAAGAGCCTGGATGATTCTCAGTGTGGCATCACCTACAAGATGGAGAAGGTTTACTCCACCCTGAAGGAGAAGGATGTGGAGCTGTACTTGAAACTG
- the ZER1 gene encoding protein zer-1 homolog, with protein MASDSPESLMTLCTDYCLRNLEGTLCYLLDNETLRLHPDVFLPSEICDKLVNEYVELVNADSIFEPHESFFTLFSDPRSTRLARIHLREDVVQDQDLEAIRKQDLLELSLINCEKLTAKSLQTLLSFSHTLVSLSLFGCSNLFYEEENPGGCEDDCLVNPTRQVLVKDFTFEGFRRLRFLNLGRMTEGVNVETLLRPLASLTALDLSGIQLNDVAFLTQWKDSLVSLVLYNMDLSEEHIQVISQLRKLRHLDISRDRLSSYYKFKLTRRVLSLFVDNLVNLSSLDISGHTMLENCTISSIEEKVGQTSIEPSKSSIAPFRDLKRPLQFLGLFETSLCRLTHIPAYKVSGDKNEEQVLNAIEAYTEHRPEITSRAINLLFDIARIERCNQLLRALQLVITALKCHKYDKNIQVTGSAALFYLTNSEYRMEQSVKLRRQVIQVVLNGMESYQEVTVQRNCCLTLCNFSIPEELEFQYRRVNELLLNILNPTRQDESIQRIAVHLCNALVCQVDNDHKEAVGKMGFVMTMLKLIQKKLVDKTCDQVMEFSWSALWNITDETPDNCEMFLNYSGMKLFLECLKEFPEKQELHRNMLGLLGNVAEVKELRPQLMTSQFISVFSNLLESKADGIEVSYNACGVLSHIMFDGPEAWGICEPRREEVVDRMWAAIQSWDINSRRNINYRSFEPILRLLPQGISPVSQHWATWALYNLVSVYPDKYCPLLIKEGGMPLLKEVIKMASARQETKEMARKVIEHCSNFKEENMDTSR; from the exons ATGGCATCTGACAGCCCAGAGTCGCTGATGACATTATGCACAGACTACTGCCTCCGCAACCTGGAGGGGACCCTCTGCTACCTACTGGACAACGAGACTCTCCGGCTTCACCCCGATGTCTTCCTGCCGAGTGAGATCTGTGACAAGCTCGTCAATGA GTATGTGGAGCTGGTGAATGCAGACAGCATCTTTGAACCCCATGAGAGCTTCTTCACCCTGTTCTCAGATCCTCGGAGCACCAGGCTAGCCCGAATCCATTTGCGGGAGGACGTAGTGCAGGACCAGGACCTGGAAGCCATCAGAAAGCAG GACCTTCTTGAGCTCTCCTTGATTAACTGTGAGAAGCTGACAGCCAAGAGCCTGCAGACACTGCTGAGCTTCAGCCACACTCTAGTTTCTCTTAGCCTCTTTGGCTGCAGTAATCTCTTCTAcgaggaagagaacccaggaggctGTGAAGACGACTGCCTGGTGAACCCCACTCGCCAGGTCTTGGTCAAGGACTTTACCTTCGAGGGGTTCAGACGCCTGCGCTTTCTGAACCTGGGCCGTATGACTGAGggggtgaacgtggagacattgCTTCGACCTTTGGCCTCCCTCACTGCCCTGGATCTCTCTGGGATCCAGCTCAATGATGTGGCATTTCTGACCCAGTGGAAGGACAGTCTGGTTTCCTTAGTGCTTTACAACATGGACCTTTCAGAGGAGCACATCCAAGTGATCTCACAGCTCCGCAAGCTCAG GCACTTGGATATTTCCCGAGACCGCCTGTCCAGTTATTACAAATTCAAGCTGACCCGGCGGGTGCTGAGCCTGTTTGTGGATAACCTGGTAAACCTCTCCTCACTAGATATCTCAGGGCACACCATGCTGGAGAACTGTACCATCTCAAGCATTGAGGAGAAAGTGGGTCAGACAAG CATTGAGCCATCAAAGAGCAGCATTGCCCCCTTCAGGGATCTAAAACGACCGCTTCAGTTCCTGGGCCTCTTTGAGACCTCTCTTTGCCGTCTGACGCATATCCCAGCCTACAAG GTGAGTGGGGACAAGAATGAAGAGCAGGTGCTGAATGCTATCGAGGCATACACTGAACACCGTCCCGAAATCACATCCCGGGCCATCAATCTCCTTTTTGATATTGCCCGCATCGAGCGCTGCAACCAGCTGCTGAGAGCACTGCAG CTGGTGATCACAGCTCTCAAGTGTCACAAGTACGATAAGAACATCCAGGTGACTGGGAGCGCAGCCCTTTTCTACCTAACAAATTCAGAGTATCGGATGGAGCAGAGCGTGAAGCTGCGGCGTCAGGTGATCCAGGTGGTGCTGAATGGCATGGAGTCTTATCAGGAAGTGACA GTGCAGCGGAACTGCTGCCTGACACTGTGTAACTTCAGCATCCCAGAAGAGCTGGAATTCCAGTACCGTCGTGTCAACGAGCTGCTGCTGAACATCCTTAACCCTACTCGGCAGGATGAGTCCATCCAGCGCATCGCTGTACACCTCTGCAATGCCTTGGTCTGCCAAGTGGACAACGACCATAAGGAGGCTGTGGGAAAGATGGGGTTTGTCATG ACCATGCTAAAGCTGATTCAGAAGAAGCTGGTGGATAAAACA TGTGATCAGGTGATGGAGTTCTCTTGGAGCGCCCTGTGGAATATCACAGACGAAACCCCTGATAACTGTGAGATGTTTCTCAACTACAGTGGCATGAAGCTCTTCCTGGAGTGCCTGAAA GAGTTCCCAGAGAAGCAGGAGCTGCACCGTAACATGTTGGGGCTTCTGGGAAATGTGGCGGAGGTAAAAGAGCTCCGCCCACAGCTCATGACCTCCCAGTTCATCAGTGTGTTCAG CAACCTGTTGGAGAGCAAAGCAGATGGGATTGAGGTATCTTACAATGCATGTGGAGTTCTCTCCCACATCATGTTTGATGGCCCAGAGGCTTGGGGTATCTGTGAGCCACGCCGAGAGGAAGTAGTCGACAGGATGTGGGCAGCCATCCAGAGCTGGGACATTAACTCCAGAAGAAATATCAATTACAG GTCATTTGAACCGATCCTTCGACTCCTTCCGCAAGGGATCTCTCCTGTCAGCCAGCACTGGGCTACTTGGGCTCTCTATAACCTCGTCTCTGTTTACC CTGACAAGTACTGCCCCCTGCTGATTAAAGAAGGTGGAATGCCCCTTCTGAAGGAGGTGATTAAGATGGCTTCAGCACGCCAGGAGACCAAGGAAATGGCCCG GAAAGTTATAGAGCACTGCAGTAACTTTAAAGAGGAGAACATGGACACTTCCAGATAG